One Sodalinema gerasimenkoae IPPAS B-353 DNA segment encodes these proteins:
- a CDS encoding IS4 family transposase produces the protein MPKKTYHKPGNPDFRRHRSVPGPVNRTIEQRLFEMLSPGTFASLKSVSNKGRRLRERTLTLPVMTAIVLSLVYRQMTGLSEVLRTLEQEGLFWVKAQRISKQALSQRLQSLPAHLFASLLEQVIERLNQSSAPGEVSPFWRPVRSKFPAIWLADGSTLEALKKKLHRHRGKKATSPLAGKMMMMVDAFNHRPQAAWYSPEAQSNDKLWTDSLLERLPKGGLMVFDLGFFKFPWFDAFSDSGKFFVTRLREKTAYKNLKVLGQNRYVRDELIDLGQYRSNPCHHPVRLVSVSWEGTIYRYLTNVTDPEVLSARYVSELYRQRWRIEEAFLVTKRLLGLAYLWVGGSNGIEIQIYATWIFYAVLTDVCSQVSEALHEPIDRISQEMVFRSLYFFSRAREQGRVEDDELIPFLVQYAQSFGLVKARRKRQRKKDAISRQVWSHPLT, from the coding sequence ATGCCTAAGAAGACCTATCACAAACCGGGAAACCCGGACTTCAGACGACATCGCTCAGTGCCCGGACCAGTGAATCGGACGATTGAGCAGCGCTTGTTCGAGATGTTAAGTCCGGGAACGTTTGCCTCCCTCAAAAGCGTAAGCAACAAAGGACGACGGTTACGAGAGCGAACTCTAACCCTGCCGGTGATGACAGCGATTGTCCTGAGCCTAGTTTACCGGCAAATGACAGGGCTAAGTGAAGTGCTGCGAACCCTAGAACAGGAGGGACTGTTTTGGGTGAAAGCTCAACGCATCAGTAAACAGGCTCTATCCCAAAGATTACAAAGCCTGCCGGCCCATCTGTTTGCCAGTTTGCTCGAGCAGGTCATTGAGCGCTTGAACCAATCCTCAGCGCCCGGGGAAGTCTCGCCATTCTGGAGACCGGTGCGGTCTAAGTTCCCAGCCATTTGGCTAGCTGACGGGTCAACCCTCGAAGCCTTAAAAAAGAAACTGCATCGTCATCGCGGCAAAAAAGCCACCTCCCCCTTGGCCGGCAAGATGATGATGATGGTCGATGCCTTCAACCATCGCCCCCAGGCGGCCTGGTACAGTCCTGAAGCCCAATCCAATGATAAGCTTTGGACTGACTCATTGCTCGAACGTCTGCCAAAGGGCGGTTTAATGGTGTTTGACCTGGGATTCTTTAAGTTTCCTTGGTTTGATGCCTTTAGCGATTCGGGCAAGTTCTTTGTGACTCGCTTGCGGGAGAAAACCGCTTACAAGAATCTCAAGGTACTCGGTCAAAACCGTTACGTTCGTGACGAACTGATAGATTTAGGGCAATACCGCTCTAATCCTTGTCACCATCCCGTGCGTCTGGTGTCCGTCTCTTGGGAGGGAACTATCTACCGCTATTTGACCAATGTCACTGACCCCGAGGTCTTGTCCGCCCGCTACGTTAGCGAGCTTTATCGCCAACGCTGGCGCATTGAGGAGGCCTTTCTCGTGACCAAACGCTTGTTAGGTTTGGCTTACCTCTGGGTCGGTGGCTCCAATGGCATTGAAATCCAGATTTATGCCACCTGGATTTTCTATGCGGTGCTTACCGACGTCTGTTCCCAGGTCTCTGAGGCTTTACATGAACCCATTGACCGCATTTCTCAGGAAATGGTTTTCCGCAGTCTTTACTTTTTCAGTCGCGCCCGGGAACAGGGCCGTGTTGAGGATGATGAACTCATTCCTTTTCTGGTTCAATATGCCCAGTCCTTCGGACTGGTTAAAGCTAGGCGTAAGCGCCAACGAAAGAAAGATGCTATCTCCCGTCAGGTCTGGTCTCACCCCTTAACTTGA
- a CDS encoding valine--pyruvate transaminase, translating into MQPQLSTIGQQMSHLTGVRAIMKDIIETLQSGGGREFIDLSAGNPVILPEIEQMWRDCTQDLLASSDYGEVVCRYGSSQGYQPLIEAVANDFNQRYGANLTPRNILITPGSQSIYFFAANAFGGYTAGGNLKKVVLPLCPDYTGYGGVSLVPEAVVSYKPSLEIDEENHRFKYRPDFSQLQIDDTTGCVIFSRPCNPTGNVLSDDEVGKIASLAAGYDAPVFIDSAYAPPFPALNFTPMTPQLGGNVVHCLSLSKAGLPGERVGVAIAHEDIINVLQSFQTNACIHSSRYGQAIAARAIASGQLAHLSESVIRPHYQRKYAVLAEALQQEMPKSLSWFLHAGEGSIFAWIWFRDLPTSDRHLYNELKQAGVIVVPGEPFFPGLREDWPHKQQCLRISLTAPPEALVEAMKRLRQVIE; encoded by the coding sequence ATGCAGCCCCAACTCTCGACCATCGGCCAACAAATGTCCCACCTCACCGGGGTGCGGGCCATTATGAAAGATATTATCGAAACTCTGCAATCAGGAGGTGGACGGGAGTTTATCGACCTCAGCGCCGGAAATCCCGTAATTTTGCCCGAAATTGAGCAGATGTGGCGTGATTGTACCCAAGACTTGCTGGCCAGTTCCGACTACGGCGAGGTGGTCTGTCGTTATGGGTCTAGTCAAGGCTATCAACCCCTCATTGAAGCCGTCGCCAACGACTTTAACCAACGCTATGGGGCCAATCTCACCCCTCGTAATATCCTCATTACCCCCGGTTCCCAATCGATTTATTTCTTTGCCGCCAACGCCTTTGGTGGCTATACTGCCGGTGGCAATCTCAAGAAGGTGGTGCTGCCCCTTTGTCCTGATTACACTGGCTATGGTGGCGTGAGTTTGGTTCCCGAAGCCGTGGTGTCCTATAAACCCAGTTTGGAGATTGATGAGGAGAACCATCGCTTTAAATATCGCCCTGACTTTAGTCAGTTGCAGATTGACGACACTACCGGTTGTGTTATCTTTTCTCGGCCCTGTAATCCCACCGGAAATGTGCTGAGTGATGACGAGGTGGGCAAAATTGCCAGTTTAGCGGCGGGTTATGATGCACCGGTGTTTATTGATTCGGCTTATGCGCCGCCGTTTCCGGCCCTGAACTTTACTCCCATGACACCTCAGTTGGGGGGGAATGTGGTGCATTGTCTGAGTTTGTCCAAAGCCGGACTTCCGGGGGAACGGGTGGGGGTGGCGATCGCCCATGAAGATATCATCAACGTGTTACAGTCATTCCAGACCAATGCTTGTATCCATTCCTCTCGCTATGGACAAGCCATTGCGGCACGAGCCATCGCCTCAGGACAACTGGCTCATCTGTCCGAGTCGGTGATTCGTCCCCATTATCAACGGAAATATGCGGTTCTGGCGGAAGCCTTACAGCAAGAAATGCCAAAATCTCTCTCCTGGTTCCTTCATGCGGGAGAAGGGTCGATTTTTGCCTGGATTTGGTTCCGGGACTTGCCCACGAGCGATCGCCATCTCTACAATGAACTCAAACAGGCTGGGGTCATTGTCGTCCCTGGGGAACCCTTCTTCCCTGGACTGCGAGAGGACTGGCCCCACAAACAGCAATGTTTACGCATCAGTCTCACCGCTCCCCCAGAGGCCTTAGTCGAGGCCATGAAACGGCTGCGACAGGTAATCGAGTAG
- a CDS encoding NUDIX hydrolase: MVKEVAIAILHQNGRYLMQLRDDIPTIVYPGQWTFFGGTVEPGEAAEVAVMRELQEEIRYHPPYVALFRREQYRDFIRNVFHAPLTVDIQDLELCEGLDLDLWTAEQVQLGEKFSPKAGEVRKIGKPHQRVLLAYINSLKLSI; the protein is encoded by the coding sequence ATGGTTAAAGAAGTTGCGATCGCCATTCTCCATCAAAACGGTCGCTATCTCATGCAACTACGAGACGACATCCCCACCATCGTCTATCCCGGACAATGGACCTTCTTCGGCGGAACCGTCGAACCCGGGGAAGCGGCCGAAGTCGCGGTCATGCGAGAACTTCAAGAAGAAATCCGCTATCACCCCCCCTACGTGGCGTTATTCCGACGGGAACAGTATCGCGACTTCATCCGTAACGTCTTCCACGCACCCCTAACCGTCGATATCCAAGATTTAGAACTCTGCGAAGGATTAGACTTAGACCTTTGGACCGCTGAACAAGTGCAACTGGGAGAAAAATTTTCCCCCAAAGCCGGAGAAGTTCGTAAAATTGGAAAACCCCATCAACGAGTTTTACTGGCTTACATTAACTCGCTTAAATTGTCAATTTAA
- the folD gene encoding bifunctional methylenetetrahydrofolate dehydrogenase/methenyltetrahydrofolate cyclohydrolase FolD, which produces MDTTRILDGKALAKTVQSRLRSQIEAVLPQRNRPPGLAVIRVGDDPASAVYVRNKERACERVGIASFGQHFPATATAAEISAKIQELNQDERVDGILLQLPLPAHLDAVALLLQLDPDKDADGLHPINLGRLTRGEAGLRSCTPAGVMEVLREYTIDPSGKNAVVVGRSILVGKPMALMLLEANATVTVAHSRTQNLAEVVAAADIVVAAVGRPEMITAEMVKPGAVVIDVGINRVSDGQGGYKLAGDVAFEEVSQKAAWITPVPGGIGPMTVAMLLKNTVEAYLRS; this is translated from the coding sequence ATGGATACGACTCGTATTTTAGACGGTAAAGCTCTCGCCAAGACAGTACAATCTCGACTGCGATCGCAAATCGAGGCGGTTCTTCCCCAGCGTAACCGTCCCCCTGGACTGGCGGTCATCCGTGTCGGAGATGACCCCGCCAGTGCTGTCTATGTCCGCAATAAGGAACGAGCCTGTGAACGAGTGGGAATTGCCTCCTTTGGCCAACATTTCCCCGCCACGGCGACAGCGGCGGAGATTTCCGCCAAAATCCAGGAACTCAACCAAGATGAACGAGTCGATGGGATTCTCCTACAACTCCCCCTCCCGGCTCATTTAGATGCAGTGGCCCTACTGCTACAACTCGACCCCGACAAAGACGCAGACGGACTCCATCCCATCAATCTCGGTCGTCTGACGCGGGGGGAAGCGGGCCTGAGAAGTTGCACCCCCGCTGGCGTGATGGAAGTCCTCAGGGAGTATACCATCGACCCCAGTGGCAAAAATGCCGTGGTGGTGGGTCGTAGTATTTTAGTAGGAAAACCCATGGCCCTGATGCTCCTGGAGGCCAATGCAACGGTGACGGTGGCTCACTCACGCACCCAAAACCTAGCCGAAGTCGTCGCCGCCGCAGATATCGTGGTGGCGGCGGTGGGCCGTCCCGAAATGATTACCGCTGAGATGGTAAAACCGGGAGCGGTGGTGATTGATGTGGGGATTAACCGGGTCAGTGATGGCCAGGGTGGCTATAAACTGGCGGGGGATGTAGCGTTTGAGGAAGTGTCTCAGAAAGCGGCTTGGATTACTCCGGTTCCCGGGGGAATTGGCCCGATGACGGTCGCCATGTTGCTTAAAAATACGGTTGAGGCCTATCTGCGTTCCTAG